In a genomic window of Vidua chalybeata isolate OUT-0048 chromosome 30, bVidCha1 merged haplotype, whole genome shotgun sequence:
- the TAC3 gene encoding tachykinin-3 isoform X1 gives MKNRPVLAVLLFLALPLALARRAPAAPPGPALGMPVPEPLPWSARGSPGAAAAAAALELLREEGAGPPAAPQKRDMHDFFVGLMGKRAAEPGRAAGRGGGGPAPRCSPGPPAPGEAPLRAA, from the exons ATGAAGAACCGACCGGTGCTGGCCGTGCTGCTCTTCCTGGCGCTGCCGCTCGCCCtcgcccgccgcgcccccgccgccccgccgggccccgcgctG GGAATGCCCGTCCCGGAGCCGCTGCCGTGGAGCGCccgcggcagccccggggccgccgccgccgccgccgcgctggAGCTGCTGCGGGAGGAGGGCGCcg GTCCCCCCGCGGCGCCGCAGAAGA GAGACATGCACGATTTCTTCGTGGGGCTCATGGGGAAGCGAGCAGCGGAGCCCGGGCGAgcagcggggcgggggggcggcggccCGGCCCCCCGGTgctccccgggaccccccgcGCCCGGCGAGGCCCCGCTGCGGGCGGCCTGA
- the TAC3 gene encoding tachykinin-3 isoform X2: MKNRPVLAVLLFLALPLALARRAPAAPPGPALGMPVPEPLPWSARGSPGAAAAAAALELLREEGAGDMHDFFVGLMGKRAAEPGRAAGRGGGGPAPRCSPGPPAPGEAPLRAA; the protein is encoded by the exons ATGAAGAACCGACCGGTGCTGGCCGTGCTGCTCTTCCTGGCGCTGCCGCTCGCCCtcgcccgccgcgcccccgccgccccgccgggccccgcgctG GGAATGCCCGTCCCGGAGCCGCTGCCGTGGAGCGCccgcggcagccccggggccgccgccgccgccgccgcgctggAGCTGCTGCGGGAGGAGGGCGCcg GAGACATGCACGATTTCTTCGTGGGGCTCATGGGGAAGCGAGCAGCGGAGCCCGGGCGAgcagcggggcgggggggcggcggccCGGCCCCCCGGTgctccccgggaccccccgcGCCCGGCGAGGCCCCGCTGCGGGCGGCCTGA